From the Acidobacteriota bacterium genome, the window GTCATTTCTGTTCCGCCGCAAAACACGCCGGTGATGCCGACGGATTTCAGCGAGATTTTTTCGCACAACGCTTCCAGCAATTTCGGCGTAGCGAACATGCATTTAATGTTCGGATGCGCTTTCAAAATGGTCAGCGCCTGGTCAATGACGTGCGATTTGTAACGCTCCATCATCTGCATCTCGCCCCATTTGATCAGCTTGATGACCCAGCGTGGATCAAGATCAACGCAAAAACTGATGCCGCCGCGAAACTGCGCCAAATGCTCCACCGCCAACCGCAACCGGCGCGGGCCTGAAGGGCCGAGCATCAACCAGTCTGCGCCCTTCGGAAAGTATTCGTCCGGCAAAGTTTCGCTGAACAGTTCGTAATCAATGCGGAAATCGTCGCAAACGACGCGGCTTTTCGGAACGCCTGTGCTGCCGCCGGTTTCAAACACGTAAATCGGTTTTCCGGCCAGTCCTTTTGGAACCCAACGGCGAACCGGCCCGCCGCGCAAATCGTCGTCTTCAAAGAACGGAAACTTGTCCAGGTCTTCGTAAGTGTTCACGTCCTTGCGCGGGTCGAAGTCGAAGCCTTTGGCTTTTTCCAGCCAGTATTCGCATCCGGTCGCCGGGTTGAAATGCCATTCGACCATTTCACGAACGTGAGCATCCAGTCGTTCTTTTGCAGCTTTGATCTTTGCCTGCATCTCGGCAGTTGCGGTCATACTTTTTCACCTTGTTTTTGATGTAGCTGCTTGACCTCTTAGCCGCCGCGTTCGCGGCGCTTGAATTTAGCCCGGCGTTTCAACGCCGGGAAAGCGCGCCTGCTTTCTCGTCGCGTCAGCGACGACTGAATTCAATCGTCGCTGGCGCGACGAGAAAGCATCTTTACATTTGCACCGTGGGTTGAAAACCCACGGTTAAACTCAATTGCCGCTAACGCGGCAAAAAGGTCAAGCAAGTCAGTTTTATTGTTCTTTGAAGACAACGTAATCCGACGTAAATATAAACGCCACCCATCCCAATCAGGTTTCCAGCGTAAACGGATTAAAGTTGGTGTCGCGGTCGTAATAATCTTCGTGTTCGACGCGCTTCAGAAAGTTGACGATCAAATAGGTAAACGGCGTGATGATGGCTTCCCAGGCGACTTTCATCAGGTAATTGCTCACCATCACGGTGAAAACCAGATCGTTCGACATGATCGAAGAGTTGTAAAACGCCAGCGGGTAAAAGATCAGCGAATCCACGCCTTCGCCAACAATCGTCGAACCGATGGTGCGCATCCACAACCAGCGTCCGTTGGTCAGAATTTTCATTTTGGCCAGCACAAACGAATTGGCAAACTCGCCCGCCCAAAATGCCATCAGCGAAGAAAATACGATGCGCGGCGTTCCGCCAAAAATCATTTCGTAAGCATCCTGCCCTTTCCACCCCGGCGCAGGCGGCATTGTCACCACCGCCCAACTCATGAACGCGGCAAAGATCAGCGCGCCAAAGCCAGCCCAAATCACGCGGCGCGACCGCGCGTACCCATATACTTCCGTCAGCACGTCGCCAAAAATATAGCTCAGCGGAAAAAACAGTATGGCGGTGCCGAATTCGGGAAGCGAACCGATCTTGGAAACTTTCTGCACGCCGATAATGCCCGAACACAGCAGCACCGTCACAAACGCTGCCATCACCAAGTCGTAATATTTATACGAGCGATGTTTGTGAACCTCAGTAACCTGATTTTTCAAACAGGAATCTCCTCAAAAAAATAGAGCAAACTTCCTCACGCTTGCTCGCGCTTTCAGCGAATCCCTCGGATTGAGGGGCGTAACTGCCTGGAAGATTTGCCCTACATTAACGGACTATTTCATTTTTTCAAGGCTGGGGAGAGGGGCGAATGGGTTTGCCAGTTTTCTTTTGCTCGTCCGATGTTACGGCAGGGACGCCCGGAGGCACGCCGCCTTCGGAAACGCGCGGCATGACTGGCCCTTGTGAATTCGGCGCGGTCTGCAATTCTTTCATATCCGCGATCATCAATTCGCCGGTCAATTGCGCGAAAGTCGCCACCTGTCGAACGAAATGATTCGCATCGAACCGGCTGATGTCGGACGCCGCAGAAGTCGCCCAGTACGCGCCCATCGAACCCATCACCGCAAACCCAGGCGTGCCCAACCGGTTGGTCAACCCGCCCAAACCGTACCAGGGGCCTTGCGGTTTGCCCGCCTTGCCGTTGCGCCCCGGCACGCGGATGACTGCGCCTTTCAATCCATTGTCCTTCACCGCCTTGACGGCCAGCGCAACCATCTTGTCGTTGTTGGTGACGTACAAATTGTGCAGGTCTGTGCGTCCGCTCGGTCTGATTTTGTCGCCGTCTTCGACGTATTCGATCTGACCCAGATGTTCCATGCCGATGACCGCGACGACTTTGTCTTTGTAGCCGGGATGTTTCGCCAGCCAATCCTGTGCGGCAAAAGCGCGTTCGCCGCCGGGCATGAAGTGGCGATTGTCCATAAAAAACATCAGCGTGCGCGGGCGTTCCGCTTGCGGAATGCGCGAGAAGTATTTGGCTACGGCCAGAAAGCCGAATGGGCCGTCGTCTTGGGAAATCGAAGGGCCGTCGCTGTGCGTGCTGAAGACAATCATCTCGTCTTGCGGCGTGCCGTAATCTTTGCCGGGCAAGTAGCTGATCAATTGCCAGGTTTCGGTCGGCGTAATATCGGCGCGCAATCGAAGCGTCGCTTTTGCCCCCTGTTTGGCGTCGGCAATGACTTGTTTGCCGGCTTCACGATCCAGGTAAAGCGATGGCGCGTTGTAAAGCTGCGGAACGCCGAAGGTGTACATCCCGGCCATCAATGTGTAGTTCGCCTCAAAAGCAAAGATTGCGCCTGCGGCTTTGCCCTGCGTCGCGATGCGAATGAACCCGGCGACCTGCGGCAATTGCGACCAGATAATTGAACCGGTCACTTTGTGGTCAATGTCTTTCGGAATGGCTTTGCCGGAAATTGGCCAGCTATCCACCACAGCCGGATGCTCGAAGTCGTTGGCGTAAATGCTTTCCTGCATCTCGCGCGTGAACTTCGGTTGAAAGATGACAATCTTCCCGGCAATGTCCTTTGGTGGATTGACGGCATCGTAGTAAACCAAATCCGCCGTCAAGCCTTCTTCCGGCGTCGAACCGGAGTATGCGCCGTAGCTGGCGACCTTGATTTTCCTGCCATTGGAAACCAGCGACCATTGGGAATCGTCCGGCCATTCCGAGGTATGCCAGCGGTCGTAAGGGAACGCATTGCGCGTCACATCCACCGCGCCATATTCGTTCAGCTTCTTCTCGACAAACTCCATGAAGTTTCGCCACGAAGCATTTCCGGAAAATGCAGGGCCGCCTTTGGCTTTCAGCGCATGCCATTCAGTGGCTTCTTCCGGCGTGATGAGGAAGGCAGAGTTGATCTGATTGAGCGGCGTTTTTCGCCTCGACTGCTCGCGAGTCTGAGCAAATGAAGTCAACAACACCGCCAGACAGATCACCAAACTGAAGAATTGTTTGCCGTGAAATCGCAGCTTTAGATCTTTCATGATGACGCTCCTCTCGGAGATGTCTTATTTCTTGCCTGACTTGGCAAGATAGGCTTTCGACTGCACTTTGACGAGGTCCACCAGATTTCCAATCGCCACGTTCACATCAATCAAATGCAATCCCCAATTGGCTTGCACCTGCCCGGCAATCAAAATGTCGCCGGGAATATCGTCGGTGCGCGGGTCTTTCGGATCGCCGTGAACTTTCAGCGCCAGGTACGACCCCTTTTCGTTCTGCACGCATTCGGCGGTCAGCAATCCGGGCACGCTGACAAACGGCGTTTTGATCGGTTGCGCAGGCGTCACCCAGGGCTTCGGTTCCGCAGCGGATGACCCGGCAGCGCGAATCGCGCCCAAGTACGCGTGAAGCTCGGCACTGCCACCGCCCAATGCCGCAGGGTTTGTGCAGGCGACTTCCAGCCCTTCGCCCGGAGCGCGACCAAACAAACTATTCGCCGGAGGCGGCACGGTTTCGCGGAACGTGACGTAAGAAATGATACAACCGGTTTGATTCGCGGAACGGCAGAGCGGCATGTGCTTGAACGTGCCACCGACATCTTTTCCTTTGGGAACGGCGACATTCATTCCCAGCAACATCGCGGAAATGATGCGATCCTGAACCGGTTTGCCGTCAATTTCATTTCGGATCAATTGCATCAGCACGCCTGAACCTTGCGAATGTCCGATCAAAACCACGCCGCGCCCTTTGTTGTCATTGGCCAGATAATGGTTCCAGGCGTCCAGCACGTCGTTATACGCCAGGCCGCGATCCACAGACATGGGCTTGCCGGACATTCCGGCGCGCAACGCGGTCAGCGTCACTTGCCGATAGAGCGGCGCATACAGTTTGCATTGCGAACCAAACCGCGCGAATTGATGTTTGATGACGTTCAACTCTTCCGGTCCCGCGTTCATATCGCTATTGGCAGTTGTGTCCAGCGAAACGGTCGGATACACGTAAAAACAATCAATCGGCGCATTTGCATTGCCTTGCCATTTTTCTTCTTTCAGCTTGCCGTCGGCGCTGACGATGGTCGTCGTCAGATCAATCGTGCAGGCGTCTTGCCTGCCAGGACGACAAAGCCAGCTTTCGCCTTTGCCGTAATCGTTTTTGGCCTGCGATGCCGTTTGAGTTTTCGCTTGATGCTGTTTGCCAATCAGCAACAAAGTCAGGATGGCCAAAACAAAAAAAGAACGTCGAAGCATCTTTATCTCCTTGGGAAAGTGTGGCGCGGGTTGATTACCCGCGCGGACAAATCCGGGCGCGGGCAATCAACCCGCGCCACATAATGGCTATTTTCCTTCGACAGAAAACGCCAACAGCGCATTTCCGGGCATTCCCAAAATTCGTCCGTAGCCGGAATTTACATACACGATGCCATTGGCGATGACGGCTCCGCCCGCGTCAATGGTTCCGCCTTTGGCTTGTTTGCCGTTGACGGCGTCATAGGCTTCAGCCGCCGTGTCGAAATCCCATAGGATTTTGCCGTCGGCGGTTGCGTAGGCTCGCAGGTGTCCATCGGACGTTCCCGAAAAGATCACGCCTGGAATCAAACTCGCTGCCGCCGATTGCGCATTGTTGCAACGCGCAGTTCCCCACGAACATTTCACCGTTGGCGCAGGCACCTGCCACAGGATTTTGCCCGTCGCGATTTCCACCGCCGAAAGTCCGGGTTTGCGTTTGTCCGGCTGGCCGAATGGATCAGCCACCGGCACATACGCGATTTTCGCGTCGGCAGTAAATCCCCATTCGATCCCGCCGAGCGCGGTTCCTGCGCCGAGTTTCACTTCCCAAAGCTGTTTGCCCTGCTTGTCAGGATCGAGCGCAAACAAAATTCCGGCTTTGTTTCCGGCCAGCAAAACGTCTTTGCCGTTGGGCAGCTTTCGCAAAATCGGCGAACTGCCAAAGTCGAAATCCGGCCCTGCGGTTTCCGGGCAATTGCCAACGCCGGGTTTGCCACAATTCATGATGTAGTTGTCGTTGGGCAGCACCTGATGCGTCCAGCGAATTTTCCCTGTCTTGAGGTCAAAGGCGATGATCGCATCGGCTCCGCCGGTTGGCGCGTCGGTGTAGGAGTTGCCGGTTCCCGCGTACAACACGCCGCGTTTCACGTCCAACGTCGGTGCTGACCAGATGGCTGCGCCAGCGGGACCGTACAATTGCGTCCCGGCGGAGTTCTTTTTGTATGGTTTGAGTTCTTCGGTAATGGAGTAAGACTGCCAAATCAGCTTGCCGGTGTATGCATCCAACGCCGCCACGCTGCCGCGAAACTTGCAACATTCGTATTTATCTCCACGCGAAATGGCTTCTTCGACGGATGACACCGGCACGTACAACCGGTCGCCATACAACACCGGGGAACCTGTGATTCTGGCTACAGGATGGTTATCAAGTTTGATCTTCCACAACTCCTGACCGGTTTCAGCGTCCACAGCGTGAACCGTCGCTTTCTCATCGCCGAAGTACGCCGCATATTTCGCCTTACCTCCGGCGGGCAAAACGCCAACGGAAACCGCTGTCCGTACCGGAGCGCCTGCGCTGACGGCCCAATACGCGCATCCGGATTGCGCATTCAGACAAATCACCTGCCCCGAATCCGTTGTGACATATAACCTGTCTCCAACAACCGTCGGTTGACCAATCGCCATTGTTGCCGGATATGCGAACGCCCATTTCACTTTCAGTTTCGGCACATCTGCGGCTTTCAATCCCGGTTTGGGTTGGTACCGCGTGTTGTCTGTATCCAGTCCCCAACCGTTCCAGCCCGCAGCTTTCAAGTTGATTGGCCCGCCCGGCGATTGGCAGCGGTTTGTCAATTTCGACGGATCAATCACGCCGGTCGGTTCTTTGCCGGTCAGGTAAACGGCAAGGGCGCGGATTTCGAGCGGCTTCAAATCCTTGGCTTGCACTTTCATCGAACCATTGGTCAGCGCGTTGATGACCTCATCCGGCGACCGGCGGGCAATGATGTTTTTCGGAGGAATGCGGCCTTGCGGATTGTCATGGCAAACGGCGCAGTGTTCGGCGTACAGCGCGGCTCCATCGGGCGGAGCGTCTTTGCCGGTTTGCTGCTGCGCGGTGGAGTTGGTTATACGAAAACAGGCCAGCGCAATCACAAACGCGCTGGCCAACAAGAATT encodes:
- a CDS encoding queuosine precursor transporter, which encodes MAAFVTVLLCSGIIGVQKVSKIGSLPEFGTAILFFPLSYIFGDVLTEVYGYARSRRVIWAGFGALIFAAFMSWAVVTMPPAPGWKGQDAYEMIFGGTPRIVFSSLMAFWAGEFANSFVLAKMKILTNGRWLWMRTIGSTIVGEGVDSLIFYPLAFYNSSIMSNDLVFTVMVSNYLMKVAWEAIITPFTYLIVNFLKRVEHEDYYDRDTNFNPFTLET
- a CDS encoding DUF3089 domain-containing protein — protein: MLRRSFFVLAILTLLLIGKQHQAKTQTASQAKNDYGKGESWLCRPGRQDACTIDLTTTIVSADGKLKEEKWQGNANAPIDCFYVYPTVSLDTTANSDMNAGPEELNVIKHQFARFGSQCKLYAPLYRQVTLTALRAGMSGKPMSVDRGLAYNDVLDAWNHYLANDNKGRGVVLIGHSQGSGVLMQLIRNEIDGKPVQDRIISAMLLGMNVAVPKGKDVGGTFKHMPLCRSANQTGCIISYVTFRETVPPPANSLFGRAPGEGLEVACTNPAALGGGSAELHAYLGAIRAAGSSAAEPKPWVTPAQPIKTPFVSVPGLLTAECVQNEKGSYLALKVHGDPKDPRTDDIPGDILIAGQVQANWGLHLIDVNVAIGNLVDLVKVQSKAYLAKSGKK
- a CDS encoding PQQ-binding-like beta-propeller repeat protein produces the protein MKQSAKFLLASAFVIALACFRITNSTAQQQTGKDAPPDGAALYAEHCAVCHDNPQGRIPPKNIIARRSPDEVINALTNGSMKVQAKDLKPLEIRALAVYLTGKEPTGVIDPSKLTNRCQSPGGPINLKAAGWNGWGLDTDNTRYQPKPGLKAADVPKLKVKWAFAYPATMAIGQPTVVGDRLYVTTDSGQVICLNAQSGCAYWAVSAGAPVRTAVSVGVLPAGGKAKYAAYFGDEKATVHAVDAETGQELWKIKLDNHPVARITGSPVLYGDRLYVPVSSVEEAISRGDKYECCKFRGSVAALDAYTGKLIWQSYSITEELKPYKKNSAGTQLYGPAGAAIWSAPTLDVKRGVLYAGTGNSYTDAPTGGADAIIAFDLKTGKIRWTHQVLPNDNYIMNCGKPGVGNCPETAGPDFDFGSSPILRKLPNGKDVLLAGNKAGILFALDPDKQGKQLWEVKLGAGTALGGIEWGFTADAKIAYVPVADPFGQPDKRKPGLSAVEIATGKILWQVPAPTVKCSWGTARCNNAQSAAASLIPGVIFSGTSDGHLRAYATADGKILWDFDTAAEAYDAVNGKQAKGGTIDAGGAVIANGIVYVNSGYGRILGMPGNALLAFSVEGK